One Streptomyces sp. NBC_01217 genomic region harbors:
- a CDS encoding glycoside hydrolase family 3 protein, whose translation MPPRTRRHSRHRARPATATLAAAAVLAGLLAGAVPSAAATVAADDPAPVLVDRFEGEVPFAGQPADGIFTWGGDSDDPPTLALKDRADAPEGAKVLEGTYDISGYGGLSHDFAADQPAHDWSAHKGIRFWWYGQNTAPLPPGSGRRINFEIKDGGAHGEASELWTTSFTDDWEGWHQVEIPFADFTYRTDYQPVGGIDQVLGLDEMWGYAVTLPTGAPGSFAMDGVELYGKADAALKASVVTDAAVHTVKEGGAADIDVSVATTGSVPIEEPVTVAYETKGGSAEAGKDYTSVSGTYTFPAGTASGTSHRITVATKKDGSAESAETIPLELTVTGAKPPKENPQVVIDAHGLPYLDPKLPVKKRVADLLSRMSPAEKAGQMTQAERNALKSQGDIATYDLGSLLSGGGSVPTPNTAAAWAKMVDSYQLRAQATRFQIPLIYGVDAVHGHNNVIGSTIMPHNIGIGAGRDPNLAERTGAVTANEVRATGIPWDFAPCLCVTRDERWGRSYEAYGEDPALVESMETVIQGMQGAASGKDLHRGDKVLATAKHYVGDGGTEFGSSTTGSYTIDQGVTKVTRQELEAVHLAPFEEAVKRGVGTVMPSYSSLDILGDDQGPVKMHADAEMIDGVLKDRMGFEGFVISDWQAIDQIPGDYASDVRTSVNAGLDMIMVPTAYQDFTKTLQDEVTAGRISQARIDDAVTRILTQKFRLGLFEKPYADTANIDGVGSAEHRAVAREAAAKSQVLLKNDGAVLPLKASQKVYVAGSNADDIGNQAGGWTVSWQGSSGKITTGTTILEAMKKDATDAASLTYSKDASASTDGYDVGVVVVGETPYAEGIGDVGNGNDLELSAADKAAIDKVCAAMKCAVLIVSGRPQLIGDRLGDIDALVASWLPGTEGDGVADVLYGKRAFTGQLPVTWPKSESQLPINVGDAAYDPQFPYGWGLTTLRKPPAGGELTLAALAIAAQIAEKAHLGRTAGGKAIVDQARLLVQQKMEQKTGGKPTAAASKPFAEADHLLLTGDLTGAVAKLRTAYRAA comes from the coding sequence ATGCCACCACGCACCCGCCGGCACAGCCGACACCGGGCCAGACCGGCGACAGCGACGCTCGCCGCGGCCGCCGTCCTCGCCGGTCTGCTCGCCGGAGCCGTCCCCAGCGCCGCCGCGACCGTTGCCGCCGACGACCCGGCACCCGTCCTCGTCGACCGCTTCGAGGGCGAGGTCCCGTTCGCGGGCCAGCCCGCCGACGGCATCTTCACCTGGGGCGGCGACTCCGACGACCCGCCCACCCTGGCCCTGAAGGACCGCGCCGACGCCCCCGAGGGCGCCAAGGTCCTCGAAGGCACGTACGACATCAGCGGCTACGGCGGACTCAGCCATGACTTCGCCGCCGACCAGCCCGCCCACGACTGGTCCGCCCACAAGGGCATCCGCTTCTGGTGGTACGGCCAGAACACCGCACCCCTGCCGCCCGGTTCGGGCAGGAGGATCAACTTCGAGATCAAGGACGGCGGCGCCCACGGCGAGGCGTCCGAGCTGTGGACGACCTCCTTCACCGACGACTGGGAGGGCTGGCACCAGGTCGAGATCCCCTTCGCCGACTTCACGTACCGCACCGACTACCAGCCCGTCGGCGGCATCGACCAGGTCCTCGGCCTCGACGAGATGTGGGGCTACGCCGTCACGCTGCCGACGGGCGCCCCCGGCTCGTTCGCCATGGACGGTGTGGAGCTGTACGGGAAGGCCGACGCGGCCCTGAAGGCGAGCGTCGTCACGGACGCGGCGGTCCACACAGTCAAGGAGGGCGGCGCGGCGGACATCGATGTCTCCGTCGCCACCACCGGCTCCGTACCGATCGAGGAACCCGTCACCGTCGCGTACGAGACCAAGGGCGGCAGCGCCGAGGCCGGCAAGGACTACACGTCGGTCAGCGGCACGTACACCTTCCCGGCGGGCACCGCCTCCGGCACCTCGCACCGGATCACCGTCGCCACGAAGAAGGACGGGTCCGCCGAGTCCGCGGAGACGATCCCGCTCGAACTCACCGTGACCGGCGCCAAGCCGCCGAAGGAGAACCCGCAGGTCGTCATCGACGCCCATGGGCTGCCGTACCTGGACCCGAAGCTCCCGGTGAAGAAGCGCGTCGCCGACCTCCTCTCCCGGATGTCACCGGCCGAGAAGGCCGGCCAGATGACGCAGGCCGAGCGCAATGCACTGAAGTCGCAGGGGGACATCGCCACGTACGACCTCGGCTCGCTGCTCTCCGGCGGCGGCTCCGTCCCCACGCCCAACACGGCCGCGGCGTGGGCCAAGATGGTCGACTCCTACCAACTCCGGGCGCAGGCAACCCGTTTCCAGATCCCGCTGATCTACGGCGTGGACGCGGTGCACGGGCACAACAACGTCATCGGCTCGACGATCATGCCGCACAACATCGGCATCGGCGCAGGCCGCGACCCGAACCTCGCCGAGAGGACCGGCGCGGTCACCGCGAACGAGGTCCGTGCCACGGGCATTCCGTGGGACTTCGCGCCCTGCCTCTGTGTGACCCGCGACGAACGCTGGGGCCGTTCCTACGAGGCGTACGGTGAGGACCCGGCGCTCGTCGAGTCCATGGAGACCGTCATCCAGGGCATGCAGGGCGCCGCGTCCGGCAAGGACCTACACCGGGGCGACAAGGTACTGGCCACCGCCAAGCACTACGTCGGCGACGGCGGTACGGAGTTCGGCTCGTCCACCACCGGTTCGTACACCATCGACCAGGGCGTCACGAAGGTCACCCGGCAGGAACTCGAAGCCGTGCACCTCGCCCCGTTCGAGGAGGCCGTCAAGCGCGGTGTCGGCACGGTCATGCCGTCGTACTCCTCGCTGGACATCCTCGGTGACGACCAGGGCCCGGTGAAGATGCACGCCGACGCCGAGATGATCGACGGAGTGCTCAAGGACCGGATGGGCTTCGAGGGCTTCGTCATCAGTGACTGGCAGGCCATCGACCAGATCCCCGGCGACTACGCGAGCGATGTCCGTACGTCCGTCAACGCCGGACTCGACATGATCATGGTGCCGACCGCGTACCAGGACTTCACGAAGACGCTCCAGGACGAGGTCACCGCGGGCCGGATCAGCCAGGCCCGGATCGACGACGCGGTCACCCGCATCCTCACCCAGAAGTTCCGCCTCGGCCTCTTCGAGAAGCCGTACGCGGACACGGCGAACATCGACGGGGTCGGCTCCGCCGAACACCGCGCCGTGGCCCGCGAGGCGGCGGCCAAGTCGCAGGTCCTGCTGAAGAACGACGGCGCAGTGCTGCCGCTCAAGGCATCCCAGAAGGTGTACGTCGCCGGGTCGAACGCCGATGACATCGGCAACCAGGCCGGCGGCTGGACCGTCAGCTGGCAGGGCTCGTCCGGGAAGATCACCACGGGTACGACGATCCTGGAGGCCATGAAGAAGGACGCCACGGACGCGGCCTCGCTCACCTACTCCAAGGACGCCTCGGCCTCCACCGACGGCTACGACGTGGGTGTGGTCGTCGTCGGCGAGACCCCGTACGCCGAAGGCATCGGTGACGTCGGCAACGGCAACGACCTGGAGCTGAGCGCCGCCGACAAGGCCGCGATCGACAAGGTCTGCGCCGCGATGAAGTGCGCGGTCCTCATCGTCTCGGGCCGCCCGCAGCTCATCGGCGACCGGCTCGGCGACATCGACGCACTCGTCGCGTCGTGGCTGCCGGGCACCGAGGGCGACGGCGTGGCCGATGTCCTCTACGGGAAGCGCGCCTTCACCGGACAGCTGCCGGTCACCTGGCCGAAGTCCGAGTCGCAGCTGCCGATCAACGTCGGCGACGCGGCCTACGACCCGCAGTTCCCCTACGGCTGGGGGCTCACCACGCTCCGCAAGCCCCCGGCGGGCGGCGAGCTGACCCTTGCCGCGCTCGCGATCGCCGCGCAGATCGCGGAGAAGGCCCACCTCGGCAGGACGGCGGGCGGCAAGGCGATCGTCGACCAGGCCAGGCTGCTGGTGCAGCAGAAGATGGAGCAGAAGACCGGCGGGAAGCCGACCGCGGCGGCGTCCAAGCCGTTCGCCGAGGCGGACCATCTGCTGCTCACCGGCGATCTGACCGGGGCGGTGGCGAAGCTGAGGACGGCGTACCGGGCCGCGTAG
- a CDS encoding SpoIIE family protein phosphatase, whose translation MAGQVFLCVLVLVLLLIAGGAFALVIQGRSDSLEEARSRTMSVAETFAESPGLVSALDSKNPTAVLQPRAEEVRREAGVDYVIVSSPQGIRYTHPDPALIGKRMHGPYKEALTGPGFTRTFSGSQGPAILSVVAVDRPDGSVAGLVSVGLTDKTVNSVADRSIPFAIAAAVAAAAITAGGAALVSRRLRRQTHGLGPAEMTRMYEHHDAVLHTVREGVIIVDAEHRLTLVNDEARRLLFLPPDAEGRVMADLGLDADTAELLASCRTVTDEVLRVGNRLLAVNLRPTGLRDGPPSTVATLRDTTELRKVTGRAELVHERLLLLYEAGARIGTTLDVTRTAQELADVATPGFADVTTVDLVDPALPAEEPATPDSPALDMRRTAVATADPDQPLFPIGHAVGFVPSRTRAMRVNSAEAGLGADVHERLGWPHRDPETAERILAYGFHSVLSVPLHARGVILGMANFWRAGNPRPFDDDDLSFAEELVGRAAISLDNARRYTREHEMAVTLQRSLLPRDLPELNALDLAHRYLPARAEVGGDWYDVIPLSGARVALVVGDVVGHGLHAAATMGRLRTSIHNFSALDFAPDELLGHLDELVGRIDQEEATEGGSAEVAGAGCLYAVYDAVSGNCSVARAGHPGPVLVLPDGTVEVPEVPVGLPLGIGGMPFEAAEFHVPEGSRLVLYTDGLVEHRERDIDVGLELLRATLAGRDRTPEETCDDVLEAMVSGPPTDDVALLVARTRTFDPHQVAQWAVANDPAAVAGVRKNVAQWLTERGLDEEAFTTELILSELVTNAVRYGSSPIVVRLLHDRSLICEVSDSSSTSPHLRYAATTDEGGRGLFLVAQFAERWGTRYTETGKVIWSEQTVGEPETEEDG comes from the coding sequence GTGGCCGGCCAGGTCTTCCTGTGCGTGCTCGTGCTCGTACTCCTGCTCATCGCGGGCGGTGCGTTCGCGCTGGTGATCCAGGGCCGCAGCGACAGCCTGGAAGAGGCCCGGTCGCGCACGATGAGCGTGGCCGAGACCTTCGCCGAATCGCCGGGGCTCGTGTCGGCGCTGGACAGCAAGAACCCCACCGCGGTCCTGCAGCCACGCGCGGAGGAGGTCCGCAGGGAGGCCGGGGTCGATTACGTCATAGTGTCCAGCCCGCAGGGCATCCGCTACACCCACCCCGACCCCGCGCTGATCGGCAAGCGCATGCACGGCCCCTACAAGGAAGCGCTGACCGGCCCGGGCTTCACCCGCACCTTCTCCGGCAGCCAGGGGCCCGCGATCCTCTCGGTGGTGGCCGTCGACCGGCCCGACGGCTCGGTCGCCGGTCTGGTGTCCGTCGGGCTCACCGACAAGACGGTGAACAGCGTGGCCGACCGGTCCATCCCGTTCGCCATCGCCGCCGCGGTGGCCGCCGCCGCGATCACCGCGGGCGGCGCGGCGCTCGTCAGCAGACGGCTGCGCCGCCAGACACACGGGCTCGGCCCCGCGGAGATGACCCGGATGTACGAGCACCACGACGCGGTGCTGCACACGGTCCGCGAAGGCGTCATCATCGTCGATGCCGAGCACCGGCTGACGCTGGTCAACGACGAGGCCCGCAGGCTGCTCTTCCTTCCCCCGGACGCCGAGGGCCGCGTCATGGCGGACCTCGGGCTGGACGCCGACACCGCGGAACTGCTCGCCTCTTGCCGGACCGTCACGGACGAGGTGCTGCGCGTCGGCAACCGGCTGCTGGCCGTCAACCTCAGGCCCACCGGCCTGCGCGACGGGCCGCCCAGCACCGTGGCGACCCTGCGGGACACCACCGAGCTCCGCAAGGTCACGGGCCGGGCGGAACTCGTCCACGAACGGCTGCTGCTCCTCTACGAGGCCGGTGCCCGCATCGGTACCACCCTCGACGTGACGCGGACGGCCCAGGAACTGGCGGACGTCGCGACCCCGGGATTCGCCGACGTCACGACCGTCGACCTCGTCGATCCCGCGCTCCCGGCGGAGGAGCCGGCCACCCCCGACAGCCCCGCGCTGGACATGCGCCGTACCGCCGTCGCCACCGCGGACCCGGACCAGCCCCTCTTCCCGATCGGCCATGCGGTCGGATTCGTTCCTTCCAGGACCCGGGCCATGCGCGTCAACAGTGCCGAGGCCGGCCTGGGAGCCGATGTCCACGAGCGGCTGGGGTGGCCGCACCGTGATCCCGAGACGGCCGAGCGGATCCTGGCCTACGGATTCCACTCGGTGCTCTCCGTCCCCCTGCACGCCCGTGGCGTCATCCTGGGCATGGCCAACTTCTGGCGCGCGGGCAACCCCCGTCCGTTCGACGACGACGATCTGTCCTTCGCCGAGGAACTGGTCGGCCGCGCGGCCATCAGCCTGGACAACGCCCGCAGGTACACGCGTGAGCACGAAATGGCCGTGACGCTCCAGCGCAGTCTGCTGCCCCGCGACCTGCCCGAGCTGAACGCACTCGACCTCGCCCACCGCTATCTGCCCGCGCGGGCCGAGGTGGGCGGCGACTGGTACGACGTGATCCCGCTGTCCGGCGCCCGGGTCGCCCTGGTCGTCGGTGACGTGGTCGGCCACGGGCTGCACGCCGCCGCCACCATGGGGCGGCTGCGCACCAGCATCCACAACTTCTCCGCGCTGGACTTCGCGCCCGACGAACTCCTCGGACACCTCGACGAACTGGTCGGCCGGATCGACCAGGAGGAGGCGACGGAGGGCGGGAGCGCCGAGGTCGCCGGAGCCGGCTGCCTGTACGCGGTCTACGACGCGGTCTCCGGGAACTGCTCGGTGGCCAGGGCCGGCCACCCCGGTCCCGTACTGGTTCTCCCGGACGGCACCGTCGAGGTCCCCGAGGTGCCGGTCGGCCTGCCGCTGGGCATCGGCGGCATGCCCTTCGAGGCGGCCGAGTTCCACGTACCCGAGGGGAGCCGTCTGGTCCTCTACACGGACGGCCTCGTCGAGCACCGCGAGCGGGACATCGACGTCGGTCTGGAGCTTCTGCGCGCCACCCTCGCGGGCCGCGACCGGACACCGGAGGAGACCTGCGACGACGTGCTCGAAGCGATGGTGTCCGGGCCGCCGACCGACGACGTGGCCCTCCTCGTGGCCCGTACCCGCACGTTCGATCCCCACCAGGTCGCGCAATGGGCCGTGGCCAACGACCCGGCGGCCGTCGCCGGGGTCCGCAAGAACGTCGCCCAGTGGCTCACCGAGCGCGGCCTGGACGAGGAGGCGTTCACCACCGAGCTCATCCTCAGTGAACTGGTCACCAACGCGGTGCGCTACGGCTCGTCGCCCATCGTCGTCCGGCTGCTGCACGACCGCAGCCTGATCTGCGAGGTCTCCGACAGCAGCAGCACCTCACCGCATCTGCGCTACGCGGCGACGACGGACGAGGGCGGCCGGGGCCTGTTCCTCGTCGCCCAGTTCGCCGAACGCTGGGGCACCCGCTACACCGAGACCGGCAAGGTGATCTGGTCGGAGCAGACGGTCGGCGAACCGGAGACGGAGGAGGACGGCTGA
- a CDS encoding DUF7144 family membrane protein — MASDTTRAKAGPSPWHAPTSGTTLLAAALMILGGVMAIFEGIAAITRDNLFVVTRHYVFEFSLAGWGWVHLILGIALVLAGCALFTGALWARYFGVLVAGLGAIANFLWLPFYPLWALVLIVINIFVVWALCMGMHREAEEGRTA, encoded by the coding sequence ATGGCCAGTGACACCACCAGAGCCAAGGCGGGCCCGAGCCCCTGGCACGCGCCCACATCCGGTACGACGCTCCTGGCAGCGGCCCTGATGATCCTCGGCGGGGTGATGGCGATCTTCGAGGGGATCGCGGCCATCACGAGGGACAACCTGTTCGTCGTGACGCGCCACTACGTCTTCGAGTTCAGCCTGGCGGGCTGGGGCTGGGTCCACCTCATCCTGGGTATCGCCCTCGTGCTCGCCGGCTGCGCACTGTTCACCGGGGCCCTGTGGGCACGCTACTTCGGTGTCCTCGTGGCCGGCCTGGGCGCGATCGCCAACTTCCTGTGGCTGCCGTTCTACCCCTTGTGGGCCCTGGTGCTGATCGTCATCAACATCTTCGTCGTCTGGGCGCTGTGCATGGGCATGCACCGCGAAGCGGAAGAGGGCCGGACCGCCTGA
- a CDS encoding YceI family protein — translation MALFNRKNNNAPSAATATAVDPALVALSGEYTIDPSHSSIGFTVRHAMVTNVRGSFGEHEGSLKLDGHDPANSTASIDVKIASIDTGIADRDGHLRSGDFFEAEKFPLMTFRSTHAEQLGGDTYRITGDLTIKDVTRPLAIDLEFNGSATDPYGNERVGFEGSANILRSDWGLTWNAALETGGVMVSDKVKLNFDISAIKAAPQA, via the coding sequence ATGGCTCTGTTCAACCGCAAGAACAACAACGCCCCGTCCGCTGCCACCGCCACCGCCGTGGACCCGGCCCTGGTCGCCCTGAGCGGCGAGTACACGATCGACCCGTCGCACAGCAGCATCGGTTTCACCGTGCGCCACGCCATGGTCACCAACGTCCGCGGCTCCTTCGGCGAGCACGAGGGCAGCCTGAAGCTCGACGGGCACGACCCCGCGAACTCCACCGCCTCCATCGATGTCAAGATCGCCAGCATCGACACCGGCATCGCCGACCGCGACGGCCACCTGCGCAGCGGCGACTTCTTCGAGGCCGAGAAGTTCCCCCTCATGACCTTCCGCTCCACCCACGCCGAGCAGCTCGGTGGCGACACCTACCGCATCACCGGCGACCTCACCATCAAGGACGTCACGCGGCCCCTCGCCATCGACCTGGAGTTCAACGGCTCCGCCACCGACCCCTACGGCAACGAGCGCGTCGGCTTCGAGGGCAGCGCGAACATCCTGCGCTCCGACTGGGGCCTGACCTGGAACGCGGCGCTGGAGACCGGCGGTGTGATGGTCAGCGACAAGGTCAAGCTCAACTTCGACATCTCCGCGATCAAGGCCGCCCCGCAGGCCTGA
- a CDS encoding S8 family serine peptidase — protein MNHKRRRPTGAFGPITAVALATALLGGAAVNVQAAPAEGASRPGLRPGSVFGAGAGSGGPARTVTLVTGDKVTVDRAGKITGVSAAEGREDMTFRISRAAGGHAFTVPRDAERLLVDGTVDRRLFDVTRLVDLGYDDASRPDLPLIVTYPEGGSVAARSLSASGARVTRGLPSVNGDALRARKSEAATLWRTLTGTGAGARSAAGDTSAKVRKIWLDGKVEASLDRSTAQIGAPAAWAAGYDGTGVTVAVLDTGVDATHPDLKDRVDAQKNFSDTPDTVDRVGHGTHVASTVAGSGARSGGKYKGVAPGARIISGKVLDDSGAGRESDIIAGMQWAVEQGAKVVNLSLGGEDTPGTDPVEQAVNRLSADSGTLFVVAAGNRGPGAGTIGTPGSAAAALTVGAVDRADGIADFSSRGPTAEGSLKPDLTAPGVDIVAARAAEGVAGDPAADGYVSMSGTSMATPHVAGAAAILAQQHPDWTGERIKAVLTGSAAAAPGLSAFAQGTGRTDIARAMGQRVTSSPALGFGTARWPHADDEPVTKEITYRNDGDRPVTLDLVTEAFGEDGKPATKGMFTVSPQRLTVPAGGTATAAVTADTRAGTADGTFGGSVTATDADTTVRTAFGVTREVESYDLTVRHLDLRGKPTGDSQTGVYSLGGDLWKDYSNPEDGEFTVRLPKGRYALEGRVATGAGPGDGELALLLHPKFALTRDTTLVMDARKADPVRITVPDRAAKHTAATFNFGLDIDGSSYTATYLVGDFAGLRVGQLGARLPAGEAFAQYNGTWTHGAVRYRPVWNRTGDLSGFTARPRRQDFAKLNLTVGAPAAGKAGTLMAAPLAPNGSWFDFDADEFALPHTGTEYVLPGVKWQYGVSQYGAPDADGEQRWEGGQTVTASRSYTAGRSYTQRFNIGVFGPHLYTAGAEASGAIRLGDEFAAYVPLFSDGAGHVGVSDYTKARSALYADGTPVFTSGAPLNGETHTLPAGRHTYRLTTDVTRATSLSAVSTRVTAEWTFRSAHVAGDTVKWLPLSAVRFTPRLGAASTAKAGTAFTVPFTIEGAATTRTVRKLAVTVSYDGGRTWKPARVADRKRLELRHPARPGTVSLRVVLTDADGNTLKQTILRAYRTTS, from the coding sequence TTGAACCACAAGAGACGAAGGCCGACAGGCGCGTTCGGCCCGATCACCGCGGTCGCGCTCGCCACCGCCCTGTTGGGCGGGGCGGCCGTGAACGTCCAGGCTGCTCCGGCCGAGGGCGCGTCCCGCCCGGGGCTCCGTCCGGGGTCGGTGTTCGGTGCGGGGGCCGGTTCCGGAGGCCCCGCGCGGACGGTCACCCTCGTCACCGGCGACAAGGTGACCGTGGACCGCGCGGGCAAGATCACCGGCGTCTCGGCCGCCGAAGGCCGGGAGGACATGACGTTCCGCATATCCCGCGCGGCCGGCGGGCACGCCTTCACGGTGCCACGCGACGCCGAGCGGCTGCTCGTGGACGGCACCGTCGACCGGCGGCTGTTCGACGTGACGCGGCTGGTGGACCTCGGATACGACGACGCCTCCCGGCCCGACCTGCCCCTCATCGTCACCTACCCCGAGGGCGGTTCCGTCGCGGCGCGCTCGTTGTCGGCCTCCGGAGCCCGGGTCACCCGGGGCCTGCCCAGCGTCAACGGCGACGCCCTGCGGGCCCGCAAGTCCGAGGCCGCGACGCTGTGGCGGACGCTCACCGGTACCGGTGCGGGGGCACGTTCGGCGGCCGGCGACACCTCGGCGAAGGTCCGGAAGATCTGGCTCGACGGCAAGGTCGAGGCGAGTCTGGACCGGAGCACGGCGCAGATCGGCGCCCCCGCGGCCTGGGCGGCGGGTTACGACGGCACGGGCGTCACCGTCGCGGTCCTGGACACCGGGGTGGACGCCACGCACCCCGATCTGAAGGACCGCGTCGACGCCCAGAAGAACTTCTCCGACACGCCGGACACCGTGGACCGCGTGGGCCACGGCACGCACGTGGCCTCGACCGTCGCGGGCTCCGGGGCCAGGTCGGGCGGGAAGTACAAGGGCGTCGCGCCCGGAGCGCGCATCATCAGCGGCAAGGTCCTCGACGACAGCGGCGCCGGCCGCGAGTCCGACATCATCGCCGGTATGCAGTGGGCCGTCGAGCAGGGCGCCAAGGTGGTCAACCTCAGCCTCGGCGGCGAGGACACCCCGGGGACCGACCCGGTCGAGCAAGCCGTGAACCGGCTGTCGGCGGACTCCGGCACCCTGTTCGTCGTCGCCGCGGGCAACAGGGGGCCCGGCGCGGGCACCATCGGCACCCCGGGCAGCGCCGCCGCCGCGCTCACCGTCGGCGCGGTGGACCGGGCCGACGGCATCGCCGACTTCTCCAGCCGAGGCCCCACCGCCGAGGGCTCCCTGAAGCCCGACCTCACCGCCCCGGGCGTGGACATCGTCGCCGCACGGGCCGCCGAGGGCGTGGCGGGCGACCCGGCGGCCGACGGCTATGTGTCGATGAGCGGCACGTCGATGGCCACCCCGCACGTGGCGGGCGCCGCCGCGATCCTCGCCCAGCAGCACCCGGACTGGACCGGCGAGCGCATCAAGGCCGTACTCACCGGCTCCGCCGCGGCCGCTCCGGGCCTGTCCGCGTTCGCCCAGGGCACGGGCCGTACCGACATCGCGCGGGCCATGGGCCAGCGGGTGACGAGCAGTCCCGCGCTGGGCTTCGGCACCGCCCGGTGGCCGCACGCCGACGACGAGCCCGTCACCAAGGAGATCACCTACCGCAACGACGGCGACCGGCCGGTCACCCTGGACCTGGTCACCGAGGCATTCGGTGAGGACGGGAAGCCGGCCACCAAGGGCATGTTCACCGTCTCGCCGCAACGGCTCACCGTCCCGGCGGGCGGCACGGCGACCGCCGCCGTGACCGCCGACACCCGCGCGGGCACGGCCGACGGCACCTTCGGCGGCTCCGTGACCGCGACGGACGCGGACACCACCGTGCGAACCGCCTTCGGCGTGACCCGTGAGGTCGAGTCGTACGACCTCACGGTCAGGCACCTGGACCTGCGGGGCAAGCCCACCGGTGACTCGCAGACCGGCGTTTACAGCCTGGGCGGCGACCTCTGGAAGGACTACTCCAACCCCGAGGACGGGGAGTTCACGGTGCGGCTGCCCAAGGGCCGCTACGCCCTGGAAGGCCGCGTCGCCACCGGAGCCGGCCCCGGCGACGGGGAACTGGCTCTGCTGCTGCACCCGAAGTTCGCGCTGACCCGGGACACCACGCTGGTCATGGACGCCCGCAAGGCCGATCCCGTACGCATCACCGTGCCCGACCGCGCGGCGAAGCACACCGCCGCCACCTTCAACTTCGGCCTCGACATCGACGGATCGAGCTACACGGCCACCTACCTCGTCGGCGACTTCGCCGGCCTGAGGGTCGGCCAGCTCGGCGCCCGGCTCCCGGCGGGAGAGGCGTTCGCGCAGTACAACGGGACGTGGACCCATGGCGCCGTGCGGTACCGGCCGGTGTGGAACCGCACCGGCGACCTCTCCGGATTCACCGCGAGACCGCGACGCCAGGACTTCGCCAAGCTGAACCTCACCGTAGGCGCACCCGCCGCGGGCAAGGCCGGGACCCTCATGGCTGCGCCCCTGGCGCCCAACGGGTCCTGGTTCGACTTCGACGCCGACGAGTTCGCCCTGCCGCACACCGGCACCGAGTACGTCCTGCCCGGCGTGAAGTGGCAGTACGGCGTGAGCCAGTACGGCGCCCCGGACGCGGACGGCGAACAGCGGTGGGAGGGCGGCCAGACCGTCACCGCTTCCCGGTCCTACACCGCCGGCAGGTCGTACACGCAGCGGTTCAACATCGGCGTCTTCGGCCCGCACCTCTACACCGCCGGTGCGGAGGCGTCGGGAGCGATCCGCCTCGGCGACGAGTTCGCCGCGTACGTGCCGCTGTTCTCCGACGGCGCGGGCCACGTGGGCGTCTCCGACTACACCAAGGCCAGGAGCGCGCTGTACGCGGACGGCACACCGGTGTTCACCTCGGGCGCGCCCCTGAACGGCGAGACGCACACCCTCCCCGCCGGGCGGCACACCTACCGGCTCACCACCGACGTCACCCGCGCCACGTCACTCTCCGCGGTCAGCACCCGGGTGACCGCTGAGTGGACCTTCCGCTCCGCTCACGTGGCCGGGGACACCGTGAAGTGGCTGCCGCTGTCGGCGGTGCGCTTCACGCCCAGGCTCGGTGCGGCCAGCACGGCCAAGGCCGGTACGGCCTTCACCGTCCCCTTCACGATCGAGGGCGCGGCCACCACGCGTACCGTCCGCAAGCTGGCGGTCACCGTGTCCTACGACGGCGGCAGGACCTGGAAGCCGGCCAGGGTCGCCGACCGCAAGCGGCTCGAACTGCGCCACCCCGCCCGCCCCGGCACCGTCTCGCTGCGCGTCGTGCTCACGGACGCGGACGGCAACACGCTGAAGCAGACGATCCTCCGGGCCTACCGCACCACTTCGTAG